The proteins below come from a single Stigmatopora argus isolate UIUO_Sarg chromosome 11, RoL_Sarg_1.0, whole genome shotgun sequence genomic window:
- the rgs17 gene encoding regulator of G-protein signaling 17 isoform X1, with amino-acid sequence MPRSVSGVEMRKRQAAQIEAPPQVPGQPRPNTCCLCWCGCCKCLWSQDRLDRSERQTCTKMDSIEAAEEHLSHCRHRQPSLDEVLSWSRSFEMMLRSLEGREIFREFLRSEYSEDNLLFWLACDEMRKETDSSVVDEKARIIYEDYVSILSPKEVSLDSRVREGINQSLAEPSSLMYEEAQLQIYTLMHRDSFPRFLNSSVYRDLLANRRRTCLDT; translated from the exons ATG CCCCGAAGTGTGAGTGGAGTGGAGATGAGAAAAAGGCAGGCGGCGCAAATCGAGGCACCACCGCAGGTCCCTGGACAGCCCCGACCCAACACCTGCTGCCTCTGCTGGTGCGGCTGCTGCAAGTGTCTCTG GAGTCAAGACAGGCTGGACAGAAGCGAGCGCCAGACCTGCACCAAGATGGACAGCATTGAAGCCGCGGAAGAACA CCTGTCCCACTGCCGCCACAGACAGCCCAGCCTCGACGAGGTGCTGTCGTGGTCTCGCAGCTTTGAGATGATGCTGCGTTCGCTGGAGGGCCGCGAGATCTTCCGAGAGTTCCTCAGGTCGGAGTACAGCGAGGACAACCTCCTCTTTTGGTTGGCTTGCGACGAGATGAGGAAGGAGACGGATTCGTCGGTGGTGGACGAGAAGGCCAGGATAATATACGAAGACTACGTCTCCATACTTTCCCCGAAAGAG GTGAGTCTGGATTCCCGGGTGCGCGAGGGCATCAACCAGAGCCTGGCCGAGCCCAGCAGCCTGATGTACGAGGAGGCGCAGCTCCAAATCTACACGCTGATGCACCGAGACTCCTTCCCCCGCTTCCTCAACTCCAGCGTTTACAGAGACCTCCTGGCCAACAGGAGGCGCACCTGCCTcgacacctaa
- the rgs17 gene encoding regulator of G-protein signaling 17 isoform X2, with product MPRSVSGVEMRKRQAAQIEAPPQVPGQPRPNTCCLCWCGCCKCLWSQDRLDRSERQTCTKMDSIEAAEEQQPSLDEVLSWSRSFEMMLRSLEGREIFREFLRSEYSEDNLLFWLACDEMRKETDSSVVDEKARIIYEDYVSILSPKEVSLDSRVREGINQSLAEPSSLMYEEAQLQIYTLMHRDSFPRFLNSSVYRDLLANRRRTCLDT from the exons ATG CCCCGAAGTGTGAGTGGAGTGGAGATGAGAAAAAGGCAGGCGGCGCAAATCGAGGCACCACCGCAGGTCCCTGGACAGCCCCGACCCAACACCTGCTGCCTCTGCTGGTGCGGCTGCTGCAAGTGTCTCTG GAGTCAAGACAGGCTGGACAGAAGCGAGCGCCAGACCTGCACCAAGATGGACAGCATTGAAGCCGCGGAAGAACA ACAGCCCAGCCTCGACGAGGTGCTGTCGTGGTCTCGCAGCTTTGAGATGATGCTGCGTTCGCTGGAGGGCCGCGAGATCTTCCGAGAGTTCCTCAGGTCGGAGTACAGCGAGGACAACCTCCTCTTTTGGTTGGCTTGCGACGAGATGAGGAAGGAGACGGATTCGTCGGTGGTGGACGAGAAGGCCAGGATAATATACGAAGACTACGTCTCCATACTTTCCCCGAAAGAG GTGAGTCTGGATTCCCGGGTGCGCGAGGGCATCAACCAGAGCCTGGCCGAGCCCAGCAGCCTGATGTACGAGGAGGCGCAGCTCCAAATCTACACGCTGATGCACCGAGACTCCTTCCCCCGCTTCCTCAACTCCAGCGTTTACAGAGACCTCCTGGCCAACAGGAGGCGCACCTGCCTcgacacctaa